Proteins encoded by one window of Candidatus Neptunochlamydia vexilliferae:
- the tsaB gene encoding tRNA (adenosine(37)-N6)-threonylcarbamoyltransferase complex dimerization subunit type 1 TsaB: MKFLIIDTSGTKSFVALFADGKLNSYPLPERKQSQTLLPAVKKLLNNQEISFIALGTGPGSFTGTRIGVMTAKALSLSMDLPLVPFSSENPLDPEALQKVFLATGGVFHTKIQIKY, encoded by the coding sequence ATGAAGTTTTTAATCATTGATACCAGTGGGACAAAAAGTTTTGTCGCCCTTTTTGCCGATGGGAAGCTGAATTCCTACCCCCTCCCCGAGCGGAAACAGTCCCAAACCCTCCTCCCTGCTGTCAAAAAACTCCTTAACAACCAAGAAATTAGCTTTATCGCCTTGGGAACTGGCCCCGGCTCCTTTACAGGGACCCGGATCGGGGTGATGACCGCCAAGGCCCTTTCCCTATCGATGGACCTTCCCCTCGTCCCTTTTTCGAGTGAAAACCCCCTTGATCCAGAAGCGCTCCAGAAGGTTTTTTTAGCGACTGGCGGGGTTTTCCACACAAAAATCCAGATAAAATATTGA
- the rpsU gene encoding 30S ribosomal protein S21, translating into MPNVKVRTGESIDKALRALKKKLDKEGIMKTAKAHRFYDKPSVRKRAKSKAALKYKIKKGR; encoded by the coding sequence ATGCCGAATGTAAAGGTTCGTACTGGCGAATCCATTGACAAAGCCCTTCGAGCGCTCAAAAAGAAGCTTGATAAAGAAGGAATTATGAAAACCGCAAAAGCGCACCGCTTTTACGATAAACCTTCTGTAAGGAAACGGGCAAAGTCTAAGGCAGCTCTCAAGTATAAAATCAAAAAGGGTCGTTAG
- the dnaJ gene encoding molecular chaperone DnaJ — protein MTDYYQVLGVAKDATQSDIKKAYRKLALKYHPDKNADNPDAEKKFKEVSEAYEVLSDENKRQMYDQYGADALKGGGMGGAGFSSMEEALHTFMGAFGSGGGGGDFFGGAFGDIFGGGGGGEQSYARQGMSKKAQISITFEEAASGVEKEIAITNHIECSDCHGSGAQSPQDVKTCGTCQGTGQLHQSRGFFSMSSPCPHCHGAGKVITSPCKTCHGNGKVKKKERIRVPIPAGIDDGMRLKMAGHGDAGEGGGPRGDLYVYIKVKPHDVFTREGDNLLINLPVSLTEAALGCKKDLPRLLSKKPLRFTVPDGTQSGKIFRVKGEGLKNVHGHGNGDLLVHIQVETPVNLSQKQKSILEEFQGTEGEHNSPDRKSFLNRVKSFF, from the coding sequence ATGACAGACTACTACCAAGTATTAGGCGTTGCAAAAGACGCTACCCAATCTGATATCAAAAAAGCTTATCGGAAGCTTGCCCTCAAGTATCACCCCGATAAGAATGCCGACAATCCTGATGCTGAGAAAAAGTTTAAGGAAGTCTCTGAAGCTTATGAAGTTTTAAGCGATGAGAATAAGCGGCAGATGTATGATCAGTATGGTGCCGATGCCCTCAAAGGGGGCGGCATGGGAGGTGCTGGCTTCTCTTCAATGGAAGAGGCGCTCCACACCTTTATGGGAGCCTTTGGTAGTGGCGGTGGAGGAGGCGACTTCTTCGGCGGCGCATTCGGCGATATTTTCGGCGGAGGCGGAGGAGGAGAACAATCTTACGCTCGCCAAGGAATGAGCAAAAAAGCGCAAATCTCTATCACCTTTGAAGAGGCGGCCTCTGGCGTTGAAAAAGAAATTGCGATTACCAACCATATCGAATGCAGTGACTGTCATGGGAGTGGTGCCCAATCCCCCCAAGATGTGAAAACCTGCGGGACTTGCCAAGGAACGGGACAGCTCCACCAATCACGGGGCTTCTTTAGCATGTCGAGTCCCTGTCCCCACTGTCATGGTGCGGGAAAAGTAATCACCTCCCCTTGCAAAACGTGTCATGGCAATGGAAAGGTAAAGAAGAAAGAGCGGATTAGAGTCCCTATTCCTGCTGGAATCGACGATGGAATGCGCCTCAAAATGGCAGGCCATGGCGATGCAGGAGAGGGGGGCGGCCCTCGTGGAGATCTTTACGTTTATATTAAGGTCAAACCCCACGATGTGTTTACCCGCGAAGGGGACAACCTCCTAATCAACCTTCCGGTCAGCCTGACCGAAGCAGCCCTTGGCTGCAAAAAGGATCTCCCCCGCCTTCTTTCAAAAAAACCTCTCCGCTTTACCGTTCCTGATGGAACCCAGTCGGGAAAAATCTTCCGTGTCAAAGGGGAAGGGCTAAAAAACGTTCATGGTCATGGAAATGGAGACCTTCTCGTCCACATCCAGGTAGAAACCCCTGTCAACCTCTCCCAAAAGCAGAAGTCGATCCTTGAAGAATTTCAAGGAACCGAGGGGGAACACAACTCCCCTGACAGGAAATCTTTCCTCAATCGTGTAAAAAGTTTCTTTTAG
- a CDS encoding alpha/beta fold hydrolase → MPFAKINALDLYYETHGSGEPIVFISGFSTHHMTWLSCVERLKNHYQLILFDNRGAGQTTAPPPPYTIETMAEDTVALMDHLGVKTAHMVGSSMGTAIVQTIAHRYPERIDKGVLIAPFPKLPEAALLKTKTTGKLLEKGVPLELVIETVIPWLFSSDFVKNPENVAAKIEEMTNNPYLQGPEGFLGQMEALGSFDSRSFVKELKSPFLLMAGEDDLSTPLYCAEYLHSHLPNSTLHVFPRVGHMIHAEKKDEVIDLILQFVRNSSGD, encoded by the coding sequence ATGCCATTTGCAAAGATTAACGCCCTTGACCTCTACTATGAAACCCACGGAAGTGGCGAACCGATCGTTTTTATTTCTGGTTTTTCAACCCACCACATGACATGGCTTTCATGCGTAGAAAGGCTAAAAAATCACTACCAACTCATCTTGTTTGATAACCGAGGGGCAGGACAAACAACCGCTCCCCCACCCCCATACACCATTGAGACGATGGCTGAGGATACGGTGGCTCTCATGGACCACCTTGGGGTAAAAACCGCCCACATGGTTGGCTCTTCGATGGGAACAGCTATTGTTCAAACCATCGCCCACCGGTATCCCGAGCGGATCGATAAAGGGGTCTTGATCGCCCCTTTTCCCAAACTTCCAGAAGCGGCTCTTTTAAAAACAAAGACAACGGGAAAACTTTTAGAAAAGGGGGTTCCTCTAGAGCTGGTGATTGAAACGGTAATCCCCTGGCTTTTTAGCTCGGACTTTGTGAAAAACCCTGAAAATGTCGCGGCAAAAATTGAGGAGATGACAAACAATCCCTACTTGCAAGGTCCTGAAGGTTTTTTAGGCCAGATGGAGGCTTTAGGGAGTTTTGATTCTCGCTCTTTTGTCAAAGAGCTAAAGTCTCCTTTTCTCTTAATGGCTGGAGAGGATGATCTTTCAACGCCCCTCTACTGCGCGGAGTATCTCCACAGCCACCTTCCCAACTCAACGCTTCATGTTTTTCCTCGGGTGGGTCATATGATCCACGCAGAAAAAAAGGATGAGGTCATCGACCTCATCCTTCAATTTGTTCGAAACTCATCAGGTGACTAG
- a CDS encoding Lpg1974 family pore-forming outer membrane protein, producing MSRKWIVALFLSIMTFAFADQHRDDPILYYSDDCDIKILPNAGPRIRGNSWNVFLTADFIYWTARTEGLDYAVSGVGSNNASGRVHDLDWSWDPGFKVGLGVNLTHDGWDLFAQYTWLHSDAADSTSQDTATTNLTPYWATHGVLGSSLTHAKANWDVKFHNLTWELGRNAYMSQFMKLRLFGGLCAAWVYQDYDVSYTNTNGEISCQDMELDYWGVGLRAGLNNSFQFSKSFSLYSDIALALLWGQFDRDRKEKQTDANNVTVPVVSTDQKPHSSQPVISLGAGLRYDAWLSQNRFHLGLQAGWEHQNWILFNHFITLPGDPNHQGDFFLQGFTLKVRLDF from the coding sequence ATGAGCCGAAAATGGATAGTTGCCCTTTTTTTAAGCATCATGACCTTTGCTTTTGCAGATCAGCATAGAGATGATCCAATACTTTATTACTCTGATGACTGCGACATTAAAATTTTGCCCAATGCTGGACCAAGAATCCGTGGCAACAGTTGGAACGTTTTTCTAACTGCAGACTTTATTTACTGGACGGCTCGTACCGAAGGGCTTGACTATGCCGTTTCAGGAGTTGGCTCTAACAATGCCAGTGGAAGAGTCCATGATCTTGACTGGAGCTGGGATCCTGGTTTTAAGGTCGGCCTTGGTGTCAACCTTACCCATGATGGATGGGACCTCTTTGCCCAGTATACCTGGCTGCATAGTGATGCTGCTGATAGCACAAGTCAAGATACTGCAACGACTAACCTGACCCCTTACTGGGCTACACATGGAGTCCTTGGAAGCTCTTTAACCCATGCTAAAGCAAACTGGGATGTCAAATTCCACAACCTGACTTGGGAACTGGGGCGTAATGCTTACATGAGTCAGTTCATGAAACTCCGCCTTTTCGGAGGGCTGTGTGCAGCTTGGGTCTATCAAGACTACGATGTGAGTTATACCAATACAAATGGTGAGATCAGCTGCCAAGATATGGAACTAGACTATTGGGGAGTGGGTCTGCGCGCTGGACTTAACAACTCATTCCAGTTTAGCAAGAGCTTTTCTTTGTATAGCGATATCGCTCTAGCCCTTCTTTGGGGACAGTTTGATCGTGACCGAAAGGAAAAACAAACCGATGCAAATAATGTGACCGTTCCTGTTGTCAGTACCGATCAGAAGCCTCACTCATCGCAACCTGTCATCAGCCTGGGCGCTGGTCTTCGTTACGATGCATGGCTCAGCCAAAATCGCTTTCATCTAGGACTGCAAGCAGGATGGGAACACCAAAACTGGATCCTATTCAACCACTTCATTACCCTACCAGGTGACCCTAACCATCAAGGAGACTTCTTCTTGCAAGGGTTTACCTTGAAGGTGCGATTAGACTTCTAG
- a CDS encoding ABC transporter permease: MSSFSVYFQLLKRDLIAFKREFRVKFIDTLCLFITNVVAFGYFLQQEGIPDGYAAFFVVGAIASFGFIEIVGKVGLQLADMGGDRTIFHTLVMPIRSNMVFFYMGTAWAITSMLLSALLFPIGKLLVFTEWRLETISYMRLIPMFITANLFFGFFALWLTGMIKDMTNLNSLWLRYIAPMWMFGGYVYSWQSAYDLNHMVGYLSLINPMIYVMEGMRAAALGQAGFLPYWLSLTMLWVFTILCFWHGSKRLKRKLDCL, encoded by the coding sequence GTGAGTAGTTTTTCTGTCTACTTCCAGCTATTGAAACGAGACCTTATCGCCTTTAAACGGGAGTTCCGGGTCAAATTTATCGACACCCTTTGCCTATTTATCACCAATGTGGTGGCTTTTGGGTATTTTTTACAACAAGAGGGGATTCCCGATGGGTATGCCGCTTTTTTTGTTGTGGGAGCGATTGCCAGTTTCGGGTTTATTGAAATTGTTGGTAAAGTCGGACTTCAACTTGCTGATATGGGAGGGGATCGAACCATTTTTCACACCCTTGTGATGCCGATCCGCTCAAATATGGTATTTTTCTATATGGGGACTGCATGGGCGATTACCTCGATGCTCCTCTCTGCGCTCCTGTTTCCCATTGGGAAGCTACTCGTTTTCACCGAATGGCGCTTAGAGACGATTTCGTATATGCGGCTCATCCCGATGTTCATTACTGCCAACCTGTTTTTTGGTTTCTTTGCCCTTTGGTTGACGGGAATGATTAAAGACATGACCAACCTCAATAGCTTGTGGCTTCGCTACATCGCTCCAATGTGGATGTTTGGGGGGTATGTGTACTCATGGCAGTCAGCCTATGACCTTAATCACATGGTTGGCTACTTAAGTCTCATCAACCCGATGATCTATGTGATGGAAGGGATGCGAGCGGCAGCCCTTGGTCAAGCAGGGTTTCTTCCCTATTGGCTGAGCCTCACAATGCTTTGGGTCTTTACGATTCTTTGTTTTTGGCATGGCTCGAAAAGGCTAAAGCGGAAACTCGACTGTCTCTAA
- a CDS encoding ABC transporter ATP-binding protein produces MLFLQIEKVSKTYFKKRRVVKEALKGVSLDLFQGEVLGLLGVNGAGKTTLVSILATLHPPTGGEVLWKGESIYKSLLPYRAVVGYCPQRPNIEKQLSLGENLVFSGRCYGLSKKEALVRKEELAKRFKLEEYLDANIDEVSGGYKQRFLIVRALMHRPQLVILDEPTVGLDSHIRRELWEVIADLRKEGITVILTTHYLDEAEYLSDRICLIHEGTIRTIDTPENLKKQHKKNNLEEVFLKFVDDPDAEIFNSGGKSE; encoded by the coding sequence ATGTTATTTTTGCAAATCGAAAAGGTTTCGAAGACCTACTTTAAAAAAAGACGTGTTGTCAAAGAGGCGCTCAAAGGTGTCTCCCTTGATCTTTTTCAGGGTGAAGTTTTGGGCCTTTTAGGAGTCAACGGCGCCGGTAAAACGACCCTTGTTTCCATCTTAGCAACCCTCCACCCGCCGACAGGAGGAGAGGTCCTTTGGAAAGGAGAGTCGATCTATAAAAGTCTCCTCCCTTACCGCGCAGTTGTTGGCTACTGCCCGCAGCGCCCCAATATTGAAAAACAACTCTCCCTTGGGGAAAACCTCGTCTTTTCAGGAAGGTGTTATGGCCTGAGCAAAAAAGAAGCTTTGGTAAGGAAAGAGGAGCTTGCTAAACGGTTTAAACTAGAAGAGTATCTCGATGCCAATATCGATGAGGTTTCAGGAGGGTATAAGCAACGCTTTTTAATTGTCCGGGCATTGATGCACCGCCCACAACTTGTCATTTTAGATGAGCCGACGGTGGGGCTTGACTCCCACATCCGGCGAGAGCTTTGGGAGGTGATCGCCGACCTTCGTAAAGAGGGGATTACGGTGATTTTGACCACCCACTATCTCGATGAAGCCGAATATCTTTCCGATCGGATTTGCCTGATCCATGAGGGGACCATTCGAACAATCGATACCCCTGAGAATCTGAAAAAACAGCACAAAAAAAACAATTTGGAAGAGGTCTTCCTCAAGTTTGTCGACGATCCCGATGCCGAAATTTTTAACTCTGGGGGTAAAAGTGAGTAG
- a CDS encoding DNA/RNA non-specific endonuclease, whose protein sequence is MKKSIGFFAGVAVGVALAFSYQHLGEKPQAFPVLERSGYTVAYDTRAKIPFWTHEYLTEESLAKNAERKGISFQEDQEVYSSHRSTLSDYADSGFDRGHNVPAGDVRVSKEALSETFYLSNIAPQHPQFNRGIWRKLESHLRTLVKTAGSLQVVTGPLFLSHEKEGKKFVTYQVIGNNEVAVPTHFFKVIFSEEETRAYVIPNAPVSGEFESYRFPVEKIEKISGIHLDSLRR, encoded by the coding sequence GTGAAAAAGAGCATCGGTTTTTTTGCAGGAGTGGCAGTTGGCGTTGCCTTAGCCTTTTCCTACCAGCATCTTGGGGAAAAACCGCAAGCTTTTCCCGTTTTAGAGCGGTCAGGCTACACCGTTGCATACGATACCAGGGCAAAAATCCCTTTTTGGACCCACGAATATTTAACCGAAGAAAGTTTAGCAAAAAATGCCGAGAGAAAAGGGATCTCTTTTCAAGAAGATCAGGAGGTATATTCCTCTCACCGGAGTACTTTAAGCGATTATGCAGACTCGGGGTTTGACCGAGGGCACAATGTTCCCGCTGGAGATGTAAGGGTTTCCAAAGAGGCTTTGAGCGAAACCTTTTACCTCTCTAATATTGCCCCCCAGCACCCTCAATTTAACCGAGGGATCTGGAGAAAACTCGAAAGCCATCTCCGTACCCTTGTCAAAACAGCAGGGAGTTTGCAGGTCGTCACCGGTCCTCTCTTTCTTTCCCATGAAAAGGAGGGGAAAAAGTTTGTGACTTACCAGGTGATTGGCAATAATGAGGTGGCGGTTCCCACCCACTTTTTTAAGGTGATCTTTTCCGAAGAAGAGACCCGGGCCTATGTCATTCCGAATGCTCCTGTATCTGGAGAGTTTGAGTCTTACCGGTTTCCTGTTGAAAAAATTGAAAAAATTTCTGGAATACACCTTGACTCTTTAAGACGCTAA
- a CDS encoding VOC family protein: MTKTKIAKGMTMSSLVVSDIKKAKRLFVDILGLECTEHAEEHNWMEFKGDQGGYIGVGAPCEEGMTPGVNATLSIAVDNIEEAKAHVESHGIAVGDIIEVPGHVKLAPFKDEDGNEFFLAQKLD, encoded by the coding sequence ATGACAAAAACAAAAATTGCTAAAGGGATGACCATGTCATCGCTTGTTGTTTCTGATATTAAAAAAGCCAAACGTCTTTTCGTTGATATTCTTGGGCTGGAGTGTACCGAGCATGCCGAAGAGCACAACTGGATGGAGTTTAAAGGAGATCAGGGGGGCTACATCGGTGTTGGAGCCCCTTGTGAAGAGGGAATGACCCCAGGAGTCAATGCGACTCTTTCGATTGCTGTTGATAATATCGAAGAGGCAAAAGCGCATGTCGAATCGCATGGTATTGCCGTTGGGGACATTATTGAAGTTCCTGGCCATGTAAAGCTCGCTCCCTTCAAAGATGAAGATGGCAATGAGTTTTTTCTCGCCCAAAAGCTAGATTAA
- a CDS encoding DUF502 domain-containing protein has protein sequence MKTMIKRGLIAIAPLALTIGILYWLFSFMEELVGPPMKTLLGKYYVPGMGIVGAIIILFIIGSILNTWLISHVTHFFERVFKKIPLFNSLYKMVKNVTHFFQSSPEGENQQVVEVSIAGQTLVGFITRENFSEFPAMETDRVAVFLPMSYQIGGYTVLLPRSEVKPLDMSIEEALQYSLIAWARKPED, from the coding sequence ATGAAGACAATGATTAAACGAGGGCTGATTGCGATCGCTCCCCTTGCCCTTACGATTGGGATTCTCTACTGGCTCTTTTCCTTTATGGAAGAGCTCGTTGGCCCTCCCATGAAGACCCTCCTTGGAAAATACTACGTGCCCGGGATGGGGATCGTGGGTGCCATTATTATCCTTTTCATCATTGGAAGTATCCTCAACACCTGGCTGATTTCCCATGTGACCCACTTTTTCGAGCGGGTTTTTAAAAAGATTCCCCTCTTCAACTCGCTTTACAAGATGGTCAAGAATGTGACCCACTTCTTTCAGTCTTCTCCCGAGGGAGAGAACCAGCAGGTGGTTGAAGTGTCTATTGCAGGGCAAACCCTTGTCGGCTTTATCACCCGGGAAAATTTCTCTGAGTTTCCTGCGATGGAAACTGACCGGGTGGCGGTGTTTCTTCCCATGAGCTATCAAATCGGAGGTTATACCGTTCTCCTTCCCCGCTCAGAGGTCAAGCCGCTTGACATGTCGATCGAAGAAGCGCTCCAATACTCGCTCATCGCTTGGGCCCGCAAGCCTGAGGATTAA